The following are encoded together in the Poseidonibacter lekithochrous genome:
- the aspA gene encoding aspartate ammonia-lyase: MSVRIEHDLIGNKDIPKDAYYGIQTARAKENFDVSGVSLSNFTTFITSLAKVKKATALANYELQELREDKKNAICQACDEIIAGKLHEQFVVDMIQGGAGTSTNMNTNEVIANRALEILGHEKGEYKYLHPNNDVNLSQSTNDVYPTAIKITLYEKIFELVDSMRILEKSMQDKAIEFKDVVKMGRTQLQDAVPMTLGQEFNTYAIMIEEDIQRLIESQQLIREMNLGATAIGTGINSHPKYVKTVEKKLQEVTNRPFVTARDLVEATQDTGSFVQISGVLKRVSAKMSKICNDLRLLSSGPRTGFNEINLPPRQPGSSIMPGKVNPVIPEMVNQVAYQVIGTDVTITMASEGGQLQLNVFEPIIAYNLFNSINMIKKAFEALAFKCVDGITANEQRCEDMVLNSIGLVTALNPHIGYENSTIVAKEALNNNTSVYDIVLEKKLLSKEQLDEIIHPHNMIRPRAY, translated from the coding sequence ATGTCAGTGAGAATAGAACATGATTTAATTGGAAATAAAGATATACCAAAAGATGCTTATTACGGTATTCAAACAGCTAGAGCAAAAGAAAACTTTGATGTATCAGGAGTTAGTTTATCTAACTTCACTACTTTTATTACATCATTAGCAAAAGTAAAAAAAGCTACTGCTTTAGCAAACTATGAACTTCAAGAATTAAGAGAAGATAAGAAAAATGCAATTTGCCAAGCTTGTGATGAAATCATTGCTGGAAAATTACATGAGCAATTTGTAGTAGATATGATTCAAGGTGGTGCTGGAACTTCTACTAATATGAATACAAATGAAGTAATTGCAAATAGAGCTTTAGAAATTCTTGGACATGAAAAAGGTGAATATAAATATCTTCATCCAAATAATGATGTTAATCTTTCTCAATCAACAAATGATGTTTATCCTACTGCTATTAAAATCACTTTATATGAAAAAATATTTGAATTAGTTGATTCTATGAGAATATTAGAAAAATCAATGCAAGATAAAGCTATAGAATTTAAAGACGTTGTAAAAATGGGAAGAACACAACTACAAGATGCTGTTCCTATGACTTTGGGGCAAGAGTTCAATACTTATGCAATTATGATTGAAGAAGATATTCAAAGACTTATTGAATCACAACAACTAATTAGAGAGATGAACCTTGGTGCAACTGCTATTGGTACTGGTATTAATTCTCATCCAAAGTATGTAAAAACTGTAGAGAAAAAACTACAAGAAGTAACTAATAGACCTTTTGTAACTGCTAGGGATTTAGTAGAAGCTACGCAAGATACAGGTTCATTTGTACAAATATCGGGCGTACTAAAAAGAGTATCAGCAAAAATGTCTAAGATTTGTAATGACTTAAGACTACTTAGCTCAGGACCTAGAACTGGATTTAATGAAATAAATCTTCCCCCTAGACAACCAGGCTCTTCAATTATGCCAGGAAAAGTAAATCCAGTAATTCCAGAAATGGTAAATCAAGTAGCTTACCAAGTAATAGGAACTGATGTAACTATTACAATGGCTAGTGAAGGTGGACAATTACAACTAAATGTGTTTGAGCCAATTATTGCATACAACTTATTTAACTCAATAAATATGATAAAAAAAGCATTTGAAGCCTTAGCTTTTAAATGTGTAGATGGAATAACAGCAAATGAACAAAGATGTGAAGATATGGTTCTAAATAGTATTGGTTTAGTAACAGCACTTAATCCTCACATTGGATATGAAAACTCAACAATAGTTGCAAAAGAAGCCTTGAATAATAATACTTCTGTATATGACATAGTATTAGAGAAAAAGCTTTTATCTAAAGAGCAATTAGATGAGATTATCCATCCTCATAATATGATAAGACCAAGAGCTTATTAA